The sequence ATATGTTATTAAAAACGATTCCCTTGCACTGCAACTACTTTCTACAATGATGTTTTCAGGATTATCTGAAGAGCAGAATAGGCTCCACTCATTACTGGCTTGGACTGAGTGATTCTGAGACGGAAGGGAGTTGGAAGTGGCTGGACGGACGCACAGTCGAGACAAGGCAAGTCCTTCCAAACGATGCGTTCCTAAATTTAGTGCGATTACATCATGCCGCTGCAAATTCATTAAAAACAGGAGACCGCTTGCTCTTCAGTGCAATTTCCAATGAATAAGCATTCCTGtaaaagacagagagagactcGAGACCTGGTCACTCAGATTACTCCTTGTAAGCACTGCACAGGAGACAGCCCTGCAGCCTACAGTCTGGGAAGATTGAATTGCTGTAACTGGACTCGCTCTTTTCAACGTTCAGTTTACAGGGGCTCACACAATACTGTGATAAGTCTCGTAATAACTGAAGAAGGATTCATACAGCGAGCTTGAAGTGTTTCCTGTTGGCGTGTGATCACACGTTCGTGTTTTATAGGACACCATGCGATTGATAACTGATGTCGTTCTACTATTTAGATTTTGGAATTCTGGGGAGCCAAACAATGCTGGAAATAAtgaagactgtggcaaagtgaccAGCAGCAAGCTGAATGACGTTCCTTGCAACTCGGAAGAACACTGGATTTGTGAAATGAAGCTTTAAAACAATCCTGATTCTCTTAGGACACACAACGCCCTTCTGAGGAGCAAACTAGAAGGGTCTTGTAATGGTCTTTGTAGAGGGTATTGTGCTATGAAACTTGATGAggtcaaacttaaaaaaaaacaaaaacaatagacAAACTGTAACAGTAGTTGTGCGCAGTCtctttattttactttgattGCTGTTTTTCATCAAGTAGGCGATTCTGTGCGTATGACGGTCCGCAATACTTCTTGACCTGCCCCTTCAACATTTGAACATTTCAATTGATAGAAGCAGGGTCGCGGGCAATTGCTTTTTCTGAAatcaaattatgttttttaaaatcaattcccgatTCAAATTCCCATTCCAGGAACTGACCCCcccatcccctcccccccccaaccCTGTCTAGAAACGTTCAGTGCCAGTAGTTGTTAAGTTATTAAATGGCCCCATATTGTTTTGGAGAATAACTTGTATGCAATGATTTAAAGAGTGTAagattttacaaacaataaagaTGCATTTCCTATGCAACGTTTCTTCTGCCAAAGTGTAGTCATTATGAGTTTGTATCACTGGAAGGTGGACTGGGGGGTTACATTAGTGTACAGAGCCCTAATTAAAATATACTAGTGTACAGAGCTCAAAATAAAGTATACAAAATAACCAAAAAACTAAGTACACAAGACAAGGGGAGCCAGGGAGATTTTAGGACAGTAATCTAGGAGCTTCCCATTCCTCCTGTGTTAGCGTCTATAGgacagtaattatatatatatatattttaactgtaGGACCGATAACTTTTTAGACCACGGCTATCTTAAGTTCactctgtatttgtgtgttttgcaGCACGCTTGAGATTTGAATTAGTTGGTTAACACTTAGTCATGATGTGTAgggatgtaaaaaatatattttttcacagtCTAGAAAGAGGTActtcaagatatttcatgattaaacataatacttattaaaacagaaatggaTAATTTTCTCCAGAGTTATATTATACAACAattgttcctaaatatttaaatgctgacCTGAAAAACAGTGAATGTTAAATTGTAATATATATGTTGTTTATGTCCACCTTTTCAAGACATTTGGTTTTCACTCTcagtaaagacattttaaagaaatcatgcagctctatgcatTGTGTGTTCAATCAGTCTTGGCAATGGGTGCATTTCACTGATATCGTAGTTTAAAGACCCAGCCAGGGTCTTTTAACCATGCACCACACatgttcgcttctcattggtcggTTTCCCTAGTTACAGcatgtgcagctccaggatcgcaaaacttttggccatagctacaGTTGCTGCTCACTTAAATTTTGTTATTGGGGAAATATTCGAAGTATTTTGTCATCGAAGTTATACCTGCTTTTAAACCATGaagtattgttgttttttgtgtcgACAGCATCAACAGAAAACAAGATACCCATAAAGGAGAAGTGTTTGGACTATGGGAAATTATCATTCAtgtttgtggcggagtgtcccgcctctatgtattattatttgtatttttgtttacggcgcgggtaaaagcttttattattttatatttaaaaaccccgtgaggatgcatggctgatcagctactgattatttaactagctgacagtcatgcatccttaccaaacgcgtgcagactctggccgagggataataagataattaccaactagttaatccctcggccagagtatataaacctgcagctctctgcacttgagggTGGAGTgttgaggagagtacgggagagcggagagagaaagagcgcaaggagaataagataattaacaattgctaaaacgtgctggattagccagcacgacacttacttgtttgtttgtttattcgtttggcccttgtgcctttttgttttgtgttttgtttaaatcttttgtttattaataaatacgctgagtgccattacactcagcttcaaccgcccatccactgtttggtttctatttcctggtccgtgacgtaaccactgcgagccagtctgtcacaATGTTGCACAATCCCGGTCCCGTTTGCATGCAAGATGTCCCTTTAGCCCCCTCAATCTCTGGTTCTGCCCCCCCATAGCCCCCTCAATCTCTGGTTCTGCCCCCCCATAGCCCTCTCAATCTCTGGTTCTGCCCCCCCATAGCCCCCTCAATTTCTGGTTCTGCCCCCCCATAGCCCCCTCAATCTCTGGTTCTGCCCCCCCCATAGCCCCCTCAATTTCTGGTTCTGCCCTCCCATAGCCCCCTCAATCTCTGGTTCTGCCCCCCCATAGCCCCCTCAATTTCTGGTTCTGCCCCCCCATAGCCCCCCATCTTTCTTCTGCTTTTTCTGAGCGAGGTGTTGATTTGTGGTTCATGGTGCCTCAAATAAACACTTCCTGTCGCTATGTGAACTGCAGTTGTCGGGCGAGTGCTTCATAACTGGTGCCTGATCGGTGTGATCTGCAGCATGGCTGACGATGTCTATGGAAACAGTGACTTCCATCAACaaactggacaaagaaaacaccaAGACAGGGAAAGATACCAAGCTCCAGGTACATCTCGTCTCTTATCTCTGATCTAGGGTTACTTTAAGCTTAGGTGTGACGGGGATTGTAGTATCTTGTCATGGGAGTAGTTGTGTTatatactaaaaacaaaacaaaaacgaaaagatatatatatatatatatatatatatatatatatatatatgaatgatgttaaataaacaatctaaattatgttcatgtagtttttgttttttaaattgtctcaatcctaaaagtgACGCAACatttttagccatagctgtatgtactgAAATAAGTTTATTTAAGTGTTCAAATAGTTTGTCATTTATACTTTATACTTTTCATCTATGAAAACtacaattcagtatgttaacgtaacactatgcagcaggtttcattcgactttatgaagcaacattagttcattctatagggttgTGAAGTTAAAAGGTCTGCAGTTTAGAAGTGTTTAAATAGATTGTATAGACTATATAAGGATTTAAGTAACCCTAACTGGGATTTTTAAGACATCTGCATCCTACATAAAAGCGAGACGTTAATGATATCATGTAAGAACGTACCTTACTATCGCGATCCATCCTTTGACGGCTGAAAACATACCTCCAATCATAATGAACAAAATATTTTACGATTGACTGTTTAAACATTTATGCCTGTTGCATTTATTATTTCAACAGCAAGAGATGACGATAATGAAGACGACTATGAAAATATTGAAGATTCTATTGAGCTGGAGGAGAAAAGAACAAACCGAACGGAAGCATTCAAAGAGGAACCAAAAGCACAGGCAGCCCAAGGTAAGTTATTTATTCACTGGTTCCTAAAACAACATTTCACAGATATTCTACTGAGTTCACGCTTTCTATTGAGTTCGCAATTAGCAGTCAAACCactgtttgtgtgttctgtgctgAACAGGAAGCCTGAATGTCACTGACCTCAGTGTACATTACCCGAAACACCAAGAGAAATGTATCAAACAAAGacttcaaaaaaacaaactgcaactACAGCTATAAAGAACTATCCTGAAACTATTTATTgtgaattattgttattattattttccagttCACAATGTCTGCGGAACCAAATCGATTGTGTTTCTCTACGTTCTGCTGATCGCTAGCTCTGTGATGTGGGCGACTCTGCTCTCCTTGCTGTTTGTGAAATGTAAGTACGACGAGCCTCAATAAAGGAAACGCAGCAGAGGTTCAGGTAGTGGTGTTTGAGTGGAGAGTCCTTCTCTGAGTGCAGACTGGTGATTTCAAAAACCACACAAATAAACCAGAATGTTTACTGCAATTTcagtggaataaaaataaataaatacaatcaaaaatTAAGAGCCCCACAtatgatctgtttttttttttcaggcactgCAGAAATACAAACCCTGAAAACTCTCCTGACAGAAAAAGGTACATATCCttcgtttttcatttttgaaagtCCTGTGAATTGGCCCTCTGCTCCACTTTGGCTATGATTGTAGATTTTTACATGGGTCTCTTAGCTGGTAGGATGTCAGATCCTGTGAGATGTCAGGATACTAATCGTCAGGTTTTCATTTCTAAAATTACCAAAGAAAGAAAGGAATCCTTCAAGTCAGCGATTTAAATGGACGTTGCAAAAATTATAGTCAAAGCAGTGATCTTTTGAAATACCAGAATATCCACGAATAATGTTATAAAAACTAATGTTTGCCAGTAATGAACTAACAAGCATGTCAGCAACATCCAGCCCCCTGCCAGCATCGTAAATTCAAAACTGGAGCTGTCCGCGTGACGGGACAGTTGATGACCGTGATCCAGCAGCATGCACAGAATAGAAGAATTAGCaaggaaatgtttaatcacacttTGATAAGAGGATGATATCCTCGGTAATGCAGGACCGCCTCCACACCCCCAGCAGGGGTTAATAAGAGGattttgaaagccttggttagctAATGCTGTGTCCCGACAGGCAGACTGGCTGGTGTATGACGTTAATGTTTCTGTTTCAGATTCGGAAATAGCTGCAGTACTACAGGACCTGAGAACCACACAGAAGACCTTGCAAGACAACGGTATGCACACACAGGGCTCTGGGGCTCTTTCATACTGAATATATTTATAAAGCAGTGTCTCCTGAAGGAAGATGAatgtacaaatacaaatgaaatatcaAACTCTTGGAAAAAGCATTTTTTATTGcatgtctgtttatttaacagTTAAAGCCCGGTTTGGTCATTTCAGTTGCATTAGTCACTCCTTTGAAAGGCATGACTTTACACAGGTGCTTTGGCGCACCCTAGTGGACACATTTCTGTACTGCCCATTGTAGTCCTCAGTAAAATAAAGTAACATAAAGCTGTCTCTTGTcagtttgtgtcttttttttctgatatttatatattaatcATGCTCTGTTTTTTGGAGGGTCTGGGTGGATAATATAGgaccgttttttttattttctttctttaaaaaaaaattaggaaCCCTTAAGATGTACTTGTCAGCATAACATGTGTTCTGGCCCAGCTAGATTAGTATTGGACTTGAGAGAGACCCGAGAATAGTTTAGTAATGGACTTCTGTGTGCTTCCTTTCAGATTCTCAGCTCTCTGCGCTGGTCACTAGCTTTGGAAATGACATGTCTCACCTAATCAGTAAAGGTAAGCATCTGTAACAGACGTTTCTTTGGTAATCCGTTTTCTTCAACGTTTTCCACCTCGTCACTAGCCTTTACCCTTTGTTATCTTAATTGCTAATGTAATCTCACATATGATTGGTCAAAACACACAtgccattgaccaaatcctgccttaaaaaaaaagagtagttACCTTCACACTGCCCATAGTTTACAGGTTTATTAAAGTGTACAAATGTTTCACAAGCCTATcgcttttgtccagagctgtaaaATAATGATAACTGAAGATGTCCTTGTCTTCAGTGTGCATCGAAACCTGCCCCTGTGAATGGCTCTCGTTCAATGAAGCATGCTACTACTTCTCCAAGAAGCGCGCAAACTGGCACAAAGCAAAGGAGTCCTGCAACAGTAAAAACGCTTCCCTCGCAGTGATCAGCAGCAACCAAGAGCTGGTAAGCGAGGGTAGCGCCGACTTGACACACTGCTAGTCCACTCAATCGCACATCACGGGGCTGTAAAGTAATTGGTGAAGCTTGCAGCTTCAGAGGGACGGAACTGCAGGTACGGGTTCCAATCCAACATAAAAGTGACGCTTTAGAACATTTAGGAGTTCTAGAATCTAGCGTGCGTACTGACAGCACGGGGTTGTGAAACATTacgttcacaaatagagcaccagacattagCCAAAAAATTAGCAAAATTGTATTGCCCATTTGACCTGCCttagaccccttgcttactaaataccctggtgcCTCTGAATAAACAGGTGCTGGGGTACCCCACTTATTTCCAATTCAAGTGACTGGGTATGACATGTTCTCTTCATTTCACCATTACAAATCAGGTTCTGGAGAAGGATATCCAAGGATTACACATTGAATATTCTACCAGTTTTGTCAGAGTTCCACTCAGGAAAATCATTTTACAGTAAAAGTGTTAAGgctcattttatttaatattcactATATGTTATTAAAAACGATTCCCTTGCTCTCCAACTACTTTCTACAATGATGTTTTCAGGATTATCTGAAGAGCAGAATAGGCTCCACTCATTACTGGCTTGGATTGAGTGATTCTGAGACGGAAGGGAGTTGGAAGTGGCTGGACGGACGCCCAGTCGAGAAAAGGCAAGTCCTTCCAAACGATGCGTTCCTAAATTTAGTGCGATTACATCATGCCGCTGCAAATTCATTAAAAACAGGAAACTGCTTGCTCTTCAGTGCAATTTCCAATGAATAAGCATTCCTGTAaaagactgagagagagactCGAGACCTGGTCACTCAGATTATTCCTTGTAAGCACTGCACAGGAGACAGCCCTGCAGCTTACAGTCTGGGGAGATTGAATTGCTATAACTAGACTCGCTCTTTTCAACGTTCAGTTTACAGGGGCTCACACAATACTGTGATAAGTCTCGTAATAACTGAAGAATGATTCATAAAGCGAGCTTGAAGTGTTTCCCATTTGCGTGTGATCACACGTTCGTGTTTTATAGGACACCATGCGATTGATAACTGATGTCATTCTACCATTTAGATTTTGGAATTCTGGGGAGCCAAACAATGCTGCAAATAATGAAGACTGTGGCATATTGACCAGCAGCAAGCTGAATGACATTCCTTGCAGCTCAGAAGAACACTGGATTTGTGAAATGAAGCTTTAAAACAATCCTGATTCTCTTAGGACACACAACGCCCTTCTGAGGAGCAAACTAGAAGGGTCTTGTAATGGTCCTTGTAGAGAGTATTGTGCGATGAAACTTGATGAGGTCaaacttaaaaaacaaagaaaaacaatagACAAACTGTAACAGTAGTTGTGCGCAGTCtctttattttactttgattGCTGTTTTTCAACAAGTAGGCGATTCTGTGCTTGTGACGGTCCGCAATACTTCTTGACCTGCCCCTTCAACATGTGAACATTTCAATTGATAGAAGCAGGGTCGCGGGCAATTGCTTTTTCTGAAatcaaattatgttttttaaaatcaattcccgatTCAAATTACCATTCCAGGAACTGACCCCCCCATCCCTTCCCCCCCCAACCCTGTCTAGAAACGTTCAGTGCCAGTAGTTGTTAAGTTATTAAATGGCCCCATATTGTTTTGGAGAATAACTTGTATGCAATGATTTAAAGAGTGTAagattttacaaacaataaagaTGCATTTCCTATGCAATGTTTCTTCTGCCAAAGTGTAGTCATTATGAGTTTGTATCACTGGAAGGTGGACTGGGGGGTTGCATTAGTGTACAGAGCCCTAATTAAAATATACTAGTGTACAGAACTCAAAATAAAGTATACAAAATAACCAAAAAACTAAGTACACAAGACAAGGGGAGCCAGGGAGATTTTAGGACAGTAATCTAGGAGCTTCCCATTCCTCCTGTGTTAGCGTCTATAGgacagtaattatatatatatatattttaactgtaGGACCGATAACTTTTTAGACCACGGCTATCTTAAGTTCactctgtatttgtgtgttttgcaGCACGCTTGAGATTTGAATTAGTTGGTTAACACTTAGTCAAGATGAGTAgggatgtaaaaaatatattttttcacagtCTAAAAAGAGGTACTTCAAGATATTTCCTGATTAAACATAATacttattaaaacagaaatggaTCATTTTCTCCAGAGTTTATATTTAAATGCTGACCTGAAAAACAGTGAATGTTAAATTGTAATATATGTTGTTTATGTCCACCTTTCTTCTGCTTTTTCTGAGCGAGGTGTTGATTTGTGGTTCATGGTGCCTCCAATAAACACTTCCTGTCGCTATGTGAACTGCAGTTGTCGGGCGAGTGCTTCATAACTGGTGCATGATCGGTGCGGTCAGCAGCATGGCTGATGATGTCTATGGAAACAGTGACTTCCATCAACaaactggacaaagaaaacaccaAGACAGGGAAAGGTACCAAGCTCCAGGTACATCTCGTCTCTTATCTCTGATCTAGGGTCACTTCTAGCTTAGGTGTGACGGGGATTGTAGTATCTTGTCATGGGAGTAGCTGTGTTatatactaaaaacaaaacaaaaacgaaaagattatatatatatatatatatatatatatatatatatatagatatatatatatatatatagatatatatatatatatgaatgatgttaaataaacaatctaaattatgttcatgtagtttttgtttttttaaattgtctcaatcctaaaagtgACGCAACATTTTTAGCCATATCTGTATGTACTGAAATAAGTTTATTTAAGTGTTCAAATAGTTTGTCATTTATACTTTATACTTTTCATCTATGAAAACTACAATTCAGTATATTAACGTAACACTATGCAGGCAGCCCAGGGTAAGTTATTTATTCACTGGTTCCTAAAACAACATTTCACAGATATTCTACTGTGTTCACGCTTTCTATTGAGTTCACAATTAGCACTTAATGGAATGAAAGTCAAACCactgtttgtgtgttctgtgctgAACAGGAAGCCTGAATGTCACTGACCTCAGTGTACATTACCCGAAACACCAAGAGAAATGTATCAAACAAAGacttcaaaaaaacaaactgcaactACAGCTATAAAGAACTATTTTGAAACTATTTATTgtgaattattgttattattattttccagatcACAATGTCTGCGGAACCAAATCGATTGTGTTTCTCTACGTTCTGCTGATCGCTAGCTCTGTGATGTGGGCGGCTCTGCTCTCCTTGCTGTTTGTGAAATGTAAGTATGATGAGCCTCAATAAAGGAAGTTGAG is a genomic window of Acipenser ruthenus chromosome 34, fAciRut3.2 maternal haplotype, whole genome shotgun sequence containing:
- the LOC117966878 gene encoding hepatic lectin-like isoform X10, with protein sequence MADDVYGNSDFHQQTGQRKHQDRERYQAPARDDDNEDDYENIEDSIELEEKRTNRTEAFKEEPKAQAAQVHNVCGTKSIVFLYVLLIASSVMWATLLSLLFVKCTAEIQTLKTLLTEKDSEIAAVLQDLRTTQKTLQDNDSQLSALVTSFGNDMSHLISKVCIETCPCEWLSFNEACYYFSKKRANWHKAKESCNSKNASLAVISSNQELDYLKSRIGSTHYWLGLSDSETEGSWKWLDGRPVEKRFWNSGEPNNAANNEDCGILTSSKLNDIPCSSEEHWICEMKL